The sequence GCCGGGTCCGAATAGTTGAGCCGCAACATCTCGGCGTGGAGCATTTCCAGCATGGCGATGTCGGCCTCGGTCGCGATGCCGACGAACCAGCGCGTCAGCGCCGGCTCGATCAGGACCTCGATCTCGTAGACGTCGCGGATGAAGTCCTCGTCGATCGGCCGCACGCGCGCGCCGCGGTTGGGCGTCATCACGACGAAGCCCTCGCCGCGCAGCTGCTGCAGCGCCTCTCGCACCGGGTTGGTCGAGGTGCCGTGCCGCTCGGCGAGATCGGCGACGATCAGCCGGGCATTGGCCGGGATGCGGCCCGAGATGATGTCCTCGCGGATCGCCTCATAGACCGAGGCCTCGCGGTCCGGCCCCTGGAAGGCCGGCAGGTCCAGGCCGGGACTGGTGCTCATGGCCTGCGCGTCCATGCCGCCGTCGATGTCCAGCCTGGTGGCCGACACGCGATCCTCCCGATTTCGTGTACGATCTTTGTCGGAGTCGACGCGAAATGTCGAGTCTGGAGCACGTCAGACTCCCCATGGCCGGCGGATCGCCGGATGCCGCGCGCCGCGCAAGAAGAATCCGTCCAAGAACGCGGCCGCCTCGGCCGAGAGGCCGACGATCTTGTTGGTCGCCTGGCGATAGAACTTGAAGCTGAGCTCGGTCCCGGGCCGGCCGTCGTCCCGGTCGGCGAGAGGCTTGAGCTCATGCCTCCCCCCTCGCGCTGACGCATCCTCCCCGTCGCGGGACGGGGAGGATGGACGGCAGGCCCGGCTACTTCCGCGCCTCGATGGTCAGCGCCCCGAAGCCGCCGCGGGCGTTGTACTGGGGCCGGTACATGTCCTCGACATAGGGCGCCGGCAGGGCGAAGCGGCCCGGGGTCACGGCGCGGGCGAGATAGGCCACCGTGAAGTACCGGCTGTCGCTGCCGAGGTCGATCGCCGCGACGTAGCGGTCGTCGCGCATCTCGACATGCTGCGTGTCCGACAGCGTGTCGGCGATGTCGCCGAGCTGCGCGCCCTTGCCGACCGACGGGTTCTCGATCTCCAGCCCCGCCGGCAGCAGGTCCACGATCAGCGTCTGGTGGTCCAGGTCGTCGGTGGCCCGGCCGCGCAGCAGCACGGTGACGAGGTCGCCCTGCTTCACCGCCGTCTTGGCCGGGTCGAAGGGACGGCCGTCGCGGTCGAGATAGGTGCGGGTGATCTCGAAGCCGTCGCCGCCCGCGGGCAGCGGCGCCGAGGGCACGCCGCGAACGGTCAGCACCTGGCGCATCGGCCCGTCGCCGGTGTTCTTCACCGGGATGCCGGCGGCCAGGGCCGTGGCGTCCGGGTTGAAGCGGTAGACCGTGCCGGGATCCGCCACCGCGCGGCCGGCGACGTCGAGCGACAGCGGCGTGGCGCCGTCCAGCGCCGCGTCGGCCGCGATCAGCATCCAGGTCATGTCCTGGGTGCTCCACCACCTGTCCTTGGCGAACAGGTCGGCGGCGATGTCGACCTGCTGCAGCACCTCCTCCTGCGGCTGCCTGGCCTCGTGCAGCAGCGCCGCGGTGGCGGCGTGGTCGCGCAGCGGCGAGCCGTAGTCGCCATAGAAGTTGGCGGGACGCTCGGTCGAGGTCGCCGCGGCGAAGGCCTTGGCGGTGCGCGCCGTGTCGCCGAACTGGGCGGCGGCCGCGGCGATCTGCGCCTGCGAGACCGGGGTCTGGTACTTCGGCAGGCAGTTGTCGACGTAGTAGCGCATGGTGCCGACATCGCCGCCGCCGGCCCGGGCCACGACGTAGAGCGCGTAGGCGCTGGCCGGGGTGCATTCCGAGCGCGCCTCGTACCAGTCGAGGTAGTTCGACAGGAACTTGATGCCGCGCTGATAGGCGCGCTCCGGGATCCGGTAGCCGCCCTCGGCCCGCGCCCGGGTCAGGAAGTCGAGCGCATAGGCGGAGAGCCAGGGGTTGGCGTTGCCGAAGGGCGACCACATGCCGAAGCCGCCGCCCGGCTGCTGCGCCGTCATGATCCGGTCGATCGCGCCCTGCACCCGGCGGCGAACATCGTCCGGCCGGAAGCCGCTGTCGACCTTCTCCGCCACCTTGGAGACGTAGAGCAGCGGCAGCGCCCGGCTGGTGGTCTGCTCGACGCAGCCATAGGGGTATTCGTCCAGCGACTTCAAGAGGCCCGGGATGTCGAAGGTCGGGCGGGTGGAGAAGCTGGCGAAGACCTGCACCGTGTCGGGCAGGAAGCCCTTCACGAGGTCGGCGTTCAGCACCGCCGACTGGCCGGGCTTGACGATGGTGGCGATGCGGTCGGTGGTCAGCGCCTGGGCCGGGCGCACCGACAGGTCCCAGTCGCGGTCGCGCCGGAAGCCGTCGGGGCCGGTGACGCTGATCCGGATCTTGCCGACGCCGACGGCGGTCGCGGTCAGCGGGATCGCCCGCCGCGCCTCCGCCCCCGGGGCCACGGCCTGGGTGAACTGGGCGGCGTCGGCGGCGACCGAGAGCGGCCCCTCGGTCGAGACGCGCACGCCGTAATCGCCGGCCGGGCCGGACAGGTTGCGCAGCGAGAAGGTCAGCTGCGCCTGGTCCTTCGGCGCCAGGAAGCGCGGCACGCCGATCTCGGCGATCACCGGGTCGCGCACCTTCATCGCGGTGGAGGCGGCACCGAGCGCGGTCGGCGTCCAGGCCACGGCCATCAGCCGCAGCTCGCCGTCGAAATCCGGCAGGTCGAGCGGCACGGAGACGCGGCCGTCGGCGCCGACCGGCAGGATGCCGCTGTAGAGCGCGACGGTGCGGGTGGACCGCTTCGGCAGGCCGGACATCTGCGAGGCCGCGGCGTCGCCGCCGGTGCGGACCTGGCCGCGTCGGCCGTCGCTGACGATCAGCCGGCCATAGGCGTCGCGCATCTCGACCCCGAGGGCGCGGCGGCCGAAGTAATGGTCGGTCGGGTCCGGCGACTGGAAGTCGGTGAGCAGCAGGATGCCCTCGTCCACCGCGGCCAGGGTGACCCAGGCGCTCTGCCCCTGCGGCACGCCGGTGACGGTGAGCGGCAGGTCGAGCCGCTGGTTCGGGCGGATCTCGGCCGGAGCGTCGATCGAGACGCCCAGCATCCGCTCGGTGACGTCGATGCCGAACCAGGCGACGCCGACGGCGCGGCCGGGGCCGTGGCGGCGCTGCCCGCCCTCGCCCGACGGGCGGAAGGCGGTGGCCAGGACATAGGCGCCCGCGCCCCAGTCGGACGAGACCGGGATCTCGACCGTGGCGCCGTCGGCCGGGACCGAGACGTCGCGCGTCTCCAGCACCCGGTCATTGGCGATGAACAGCAGCACGTCGCCGGCGAAGGGCGGCTCGATCCGCACCCGGGCGGTGTCGCCGGCCTTGTAGCTGGTGCGGTCGAGGGCGACGGTCAGCTTGTCCGGGGTCGGGTTCGGATCGTCCGACACCCACCAGCCGGCATAGAACCGGGCCGAGGTGGCGCCGCCGCCCTTCGGGTCGTAGACGTCGAGCCGGAAATTGCCCCAGCCGACCGCCTGGCGGATCGCCGCCGGCGCGTTCGGGGCCACGTCGACGGTGCCGTCCGCCACCTTGCGGTCGCGGGTGACGACCTTGTAGTCCCAGCGGCCGTCGGTCGAATACCACTGGTAGTCGTGGATCTCCTCCACCAGGTCCCAGCGCAGCCCCTTGATGGCGGCCGGGCGGCCTCCGGCGTCGAGGCCGATGACCTCGAAGCGGGCGTCGGCGCCCTCCTGCAGCGAGCCCGAGAACAGCGGCTTGACGCCGATCCAGGGATGCTCCTGCCGGACCGGCAGGGTCATGGTCTCGTTGGCGGTGCGGCCGCTGGAATCGAACACCGCGGTGCGCAGTTCCGCCTCGAGCGGCACGGTGGTGTCGGGCAGGCCATCCAGGAGGATGTCGACACGGCTCTGGCCCGCGGCGTCGGTGGCCGGGGTGGTGATCGGACGGGTGCGCGGCGAGAAGGCGTCCTGCACCAGGCCGAAGCGGTAGTCGGCATAGTCCGGGAAGGGCTGCGCCGCCTGGCGCAGGGTCAGGCTGGCCTCGGTGGCGAGGTCGGCCGCCGGGGCGCCGTACAGGAACTGGGCATCGATGGTGACGACCGCGGGCTTGGCGACGCGCAGGTCCTTGGCCTCGGTCTTCAGGTCGACGCGGATCCGCGCCGGCACGAAGTCCTCGACCTGGAAGACAGTGCTGCCGATCGCCTGGCCCTTGGGATCGACATAGGCTTCGGCGGTCCAGGTGCCGGTATAGGCGCTGTCGGCCAGCGGCACGTCGAGGCTGTAGGAGCCGCCGCCCTGGTCCGACACCTGCTGGACCCGGGCCTCGACCCCGTCCGGCCGGCTGATCTTGACCGTCAGCGGCACGCCGTCGATCGCCGCGGCGCGCTCGTTGCGCAGCAGCGTGGTCAGATGCACCGTCTCGCCCGGGCGGTAGACGCCGCGCTCCGGGTACAGGAAGGCGTCGAGCGGCCCCGGCTCCGGCCGGCCGCTGACGCCGCGGTCGGACAGGTCGAAGGCCGGGCCGGTGAGCTCGAGGAAGGTGAAGTCGCCGGAGCCGTAGGCGTAGACCGCGGCCGGCCGGTTGCCGCCCTGCCCGGCCATCACCCCGGCCGGGAAGACGGCGAGGCCGCCGGCATCGGTCTGCGCCTCGCCCAGCACCGAGTTGTTGCGGGCGAGCAGCGCCAGCTTCACGCCCGGCTGGGCCTTGGCCGAGGACAGCGAGCGTGCCGCCACGGTCAGCCCCTGCTGGCCGGAGAAGGTGGCGAGGCCGAGATCGGTGACCACGATCCACTGCGTGCCCGGGGTCTGGTAGCTGTCCTCGTCGGCCTTGGCGTCGAGCGCCGAGAGCAGGTAGACGCCCGGCTTCGGCTGCGGCAGCAGCGTGTCCATCGGCACGCCGGTGATGGCCGCCTTGTTGGTCTCGCCCTCGACCGGCATGGTGCCGGACCACACCTCCTCGCCTGCATCCTGGGCCAGGCTTTCGACGTCGTAGCTCTCCAGCATCTGGCCGATGCGGCCCTGCGCCACCTGGTCGATCAGGTTGCGGTCGTTGATGCGCAGCAGGCGCAGCTTGACCTCGGAGACGTTGACCGTGGTCAGCGGCACCGTGCCCTCGCCGCCCTTGGGCAGGACATAGGCGCTGCCGCGGAACACCACGCTGGCGGGACGGTCCTCGACCATCAGGTCGAAGCTGTCGTCGGCGGTGAGCGTGTCGCCGTCGACCGACTTGATGCCGGCCAGGAGGGTGACGGTGTAGGTCTGGCCGAAGGACACGCCCTCGAGGCAGAGCTGCCGGTCCGACGGGATCACCTCGACCGGCACCGCCGGCTCGATCCGGACATAGTCGGAGTAGCGGACGGTGCGGCCGTCGACGATCGGGTCGGAGAAGTCGGCGCAGAGCTGCGGCGCGTCGCGGTCGTTCTGGGCGTAGGTCGAGGTGACGCGGAAGCCGTATTGCTCGCGCAGATTGGCGGCGTATTCGGTGTTGTCGTCGGTCGGCGCCAGCTGCGCGCCCTCGGCCGCGACCTTGATCGCCTCGCGGCCCTTGTCCTGCTGCTCCAGCCCCCGGGCCAGCAGGATCAGGGCGGCGCCGCGCAGCTTGTCGGTGCCGGCGTTGCTGTAGGCGGCGAAGGCGGCGTTCAGCCCGTCCTGCGAATAGGGGGAGGTCTGCTGCAGCGCCTGGGCCAGCCCGTACCAGGCGCCGGCATCGGAGGGGCGCTGGCCGAGGATCAGCTGATACGCCGTGACCGCATCGCCCCAGCGCTCGCCCTGGGCGGCGTCGGCGGCGCGGGACCGCAGCACCTTCAGATCCTCGCGCTGGTCCGCGGGGACGGCGCTGGCCTGCTGCTCCAGCCTCTTGGCGTAGGCCGCGGCGCCGGCGGCGAAGCCGGGCGCCTGGTAGGCGGAGGCGGCAGGGGGAAAGGCCAAGGTCGCGGTCAGGAGCGCCGCCGCCGCGGCAAAGGTGGCGAAACGCAGCTTCAAGGCCATGAGAGTCCCCCGTCACGGCGCCCCGGACAGGCGAGGCCCCTGCGACAAACTATACGCGAGATCGCGTCGAAACCATGACGCAACCGCGGCCGTCGAACGGCCCTCCCCCTGCCGCGGCGACACGACTATGATCGCGCGTCCTTCGCGGAGCGTGCCCATGATTCGACCCCTGGCGATCGTCCTTCCGCTGCTGCTGCCGGCCGCAGCCTTGGCCGCCGATGCGCTGACCGCCGCCGAGATCCAGGCCCGGATCGTCGGCAACACCATCGAGGGCACGGCCGGCGACGTCGAATACACCGAGTTCTACGCCGCGGACGGCACCATCCACGGGCTGGGCGACGACGGCCCCTATGCCGGGCAGTGGTCGATCGAGGGCGACCGGATGTGCTTCGACCTGGGCGAAACCAAGGAATGCGACAAGATCCAGCTGGACGGCACCAAGGTGCAGCTGCTCGGCGACGACGGGTCGCTGGTCGCGGTCGGGGAGCTGAAGCCGGGGAACCCCGGCAACCTTTGAGCCCGCCGGCCTGTCACGGGTCCGGTCGTGACTCGGCATCCCGGGCCTTGTCCCTCGCCGCCTTGGCATCCCGGACCGGCGGCGCGCCGAACATCCGGCCGTATTCCCGCGTGAACTGCGACACGCTCTCGTAGCCGACCGCAAATGCGGCGCTGCCGGCCGACGCGCCTTCCGACAGCATCAGCCGGCGTGCCTCGATCAGGCGCAGCTGCTTCTGGAACTGCAGCGGCGACAGCGAGGTCACGGCACGGAAGTGATGGTGAAACGAGGACGGGCTCATCCCGGCCGCGGCCGCCAGCCGCTCGACCGGCAACGGCCGCGCGAACTCGGCCCGCAGCAGCGCGACCGCGCGCGCCACGCGCCGGGCGGGGCCGTCCGGCCAGCCGAGGCGCCGGATCGCCGGGCCGTGCCGGCCGGCCAGCAGCCAGTAGTGCAGCTCGCGCACCAGCTGCGCCTGCAGCACCGGCACCGCCGCCGGACGGTCGAGCAGCCGCATCAGCCGCAGCGCCGCGTCGGCCACCTCGGCGTCGGTCGGCTCGACCCGCACGGGCGGGAGATCGGCCCCGGCCGCCACGCCCATCTGGATCACCAGATCCGCGATGACCGCCGGGTCGAGCTCCAGCACCAGCGAGAGGTAGGGCGCGGCGATGCTTGCCCGCGTGATCCGGCTGACGGTCGGGACGTCCGCCGCGATCAGCAGCGTATCGCCGGCGGTGAAGTCAAAGCCCTCGGCCCCCATCGAGACGTGCTTGCTGCCCTGC comes from Inquilinus sp. Marseille-Q2685 and encodes:
- a CDS encoding GntR family transcriptional regulator, with translation MSATRLDIDGGMDAQAMSTSPGLDLPAFQGPDREASVYEAIREDIISGRIPANARLIVADLAERHGTSTNPVREALQQLRGEGFVVMTPNRGARVRPIDEDFIRDVYEIEVLIEPALTRWFVGIATEADIAMLEMLHAEMLRLNYSDPARHGLLDTQFHHTMYERHYNRHAVDLWWKHREILRAISRRLPISLGRQAAVMREHQEALDAIKAHDADAAAAVIARHVEGSGRHIIEQMRASRRNSRKELSGSGN
- a CDS encoding alpha-2-macroglobulin produces the protein MALKLRFATFAAAAALLTATLAFPPAASAYQAPGFAAGAAAYAKRLEQQASAVPADQREDLKVLRSRAADAAQGERWGDAVTAYQLILGQRPSDAGAWYGLAQALQQTSPYSQDGLNAAFAAYSNAGTDKLRGAALILLARGLEQQDKGREAIKVAAEGAQLAPTDDNTEYAANLREQYGFRVTSTYAQNDRDAPQLCADFSDPIVDGRTVRYSDYVRIEPAVPVEVIPSDRQLCLEGVSFGQTYTVTLLAGIKSVDGDTLTADDSFDLMVEDRPASVVFRGSAYVLPKGGEGTVPLTTVNVSEVKLRLLRINDRNLIDQVAQGRIGQMLESYDVESLAQDAGEEVWSGTMPVEGETNKAAITGVPMDTLLPQPKPGVYLLSALDAKADEDSYQTPGTQWIVVTDLGLATFSGQQGLTVAARSLSSAKAQPGVKLALLARNNSVLGEAQTDAGGLAVFPAGVMAGQGGNRPAAVYAYGSGDFTFLELTGPAFDLSDRGVSGRPEPGPLDAFLYPERGVYRPGETVHLTTLLRNERAAAIDGVPLTVKISRPDGVEARVQQVSDQGGGSYSLDVPLADSAYTGTWTAEAYVDPKGQAIGSTVFQVEDFVPARIRVDLKTEAKDLRVAKPAVVTIDAQFLYGAPAADLATEASLTLRQAAQPFPDYADYRFGLVQDAFSPRTRPITTPATDAAGQSRVDILLDGLPDTTVPLEAELRTAVFDSSGRTANETMTLPVRQEHPWIGVKPLFSGSLQEGADARFEVIGLDAGGRPAAIKGLRWDLVEEIHDYQWYSTDGRWDYKVVTRDRKVADGTVDVAPNAPAAIRQAVGWGNFRLDVYDPKGGGATSARFYAGWWVSDDPNPTPDKLTVALDRTSYKAGDTARVRIEPPFAGDVLLFIANDRVLETRDVSVPADGATVEIPVSSDWGAGAYVLATAFRPSGEGGQRRHGPGRAVGVAWFGIDVTERMLGVSIDAPAEIRPNQRLDLPLTVTGVPQGQSAWVTLAAVDEGILLLTDFQSPDPTDHYFGRRALGVEMRDAYGRLIVSDGRRGQVRTGGDAAASQMSGLPKRSTRTVALYSGILPVGADGRVSVPLDLPDFDGELRLMAVAWTPTALGAASTAMKVRDPVIAEIGVPRFLAPKDQAQLTFSLRNLSGPAGDYGVRVSTEGPLSVAADAAQFTQAVAPGAEARRAIPLTATAVGVGKIRISVTGPDGFRRDRDWDLSVRPAQALTTDRIATIVKPGQSAVLNADLVKGFLPDTVQVFASFSTRPTFDIPGLLKSLDEYPYGCVEQTTSRALPLLYVSKVAEKVDSGFRPDDVRRRVQGAIDRIMTAQQPGGGFGMWSPFGNANPWLSAYALDFLTRARAEGGYRIPERAYQRGIKFLSNYLDWYEARSECTPASAYALYVVARAGGGDVGTMRYYVDNCLPKYQTPVSQAQIAAAAAQFGDTARTAKAFAAATSTERPANFYGDYGSPLRDHAATAALLHEARQPQEEVLQQVDIAADLFAKDRWWSTQDMTWMLIAADAALDGATPLSLDVAGRAVADPGTVYRFNPDATALAAGIPVKNTGDGPMRQVLTVRGVPSAPLPAGGDGFEITRTYLDRDGRPFDPAKTAVKQGDLVTVLLRGRATDDLDHQTLIVDLLPAGLEIENPSVGKGAQLGDIADTLSDTQHVEMRDDRYVAAIDLGSDSRYFTVAYLARAVTPGRFALPAPYVEDMYRPQYNARGGFGALTIEARK
- a CDS encoding AraC family transcriptional regulator — translated: MTALLDAVRRHAEAHAGATGTAQTPIPGLTTVRATAPSGLDYAISRPLACLVVQGSKHVSMGAEGFDFTAGDTLLIAADVPTVSRITRASIAAPYLSLVLELDPAVIADLVIQMGVAAGADLPPVRVEPTDAEVADAALRLMRLLDRPAAVPVLQAQLVRELHYWLLAGRHGPAIRRLGWPDGPARRVARAVALLRAEFARPLPVERLAAAAGMSPSSFHHHFRAVTSLSPLQFQKQLRLIEARRLMLSEGASAGSAAFAVGYESVSQFTREYGRMFGAPPVRDAKAARDKARDAESRPDP